The Nitriliruptor alkaliphilus DSM 45188 genome includes a region encoding these proteins:
- a CDS encoding amidohydrolase: MTIEGGTKRATGRARIPEGSGRRGTLLVADRVLTLGHGRVDARAVLVRGSRVVWVGDDPEHAPPHQHRRVLDGAVIGPAFVDAHAHLTPLGLGQVTLDLSDTRSGAELLRTVATYAGQHTGRVIWGHGFDPYLYPDALPTPEELSEVTPGRGVYLSRVDGHASLVDQQTLAAAPLARANGVVRDVHGRPTGLLKREANHIVRRWAIGAMEAHELVAARHAATRYAASMGVGSVHEMAGPDLMGRADLDAWVEGEWPIEIVPYWGDLDLSVPVELDLRQGGGDLYLDGSLGSHTAALCEPYADRPEERGDLELDDATLTDWYVEATSIGLQVGVHAIGDAALRQAVRCLRAAEAALPDHLGDAVVRLRHRIEHAEVLPFDLLDEVADLGLVVSAQPAFEARWGGPGGMYEKRLGPERASRTNAFRALADRGIGLAFGSDANVAPMDPWATVHAAEARRHPDNAVSRLEAVSMSTLGGRHAARQDRYAGVVRAGMRADLAAFEGDPYAADDPRGARCILTVVHGRVAHGDAPLPPAPGR, translated from the coding sequence GTGACCATCGAGGGCGGCACGAAACGTGCGACCGGTCGCGCCCGGATCCCGGAGGGGTCCGGGCGGCGCGGGACCCTGCTCGTGGCCGATCGGGTGCTGACGCTCGGGCACGGCCGGGTGGACGCCCGTGCGGTGCTCGTGCGCGGCAGCCGGGTCGTCTGGGTCGGTGACGACCCCGAGCACGCCCCGCCGCACCAGCACCGCCGCGTCCTCGACGGTGCGGTCATCGGTCCCGCGTTCGTGGACGCCCACGCCCACCTGACCCCGCTCGGGCTCGGTCAGGTGACCCTCGACCTCAGCGACACCCGGTCGGGAGCCGAGCTGCTGCGCACCGTCGCGACGTACGCCGGCCAGCACACCGGTCGGGTGATCTGGGGGCACGGTTTCGACCCGTACCTGTACCCCGACGCGCTGCCCACCCCCGAGGAGCTCAGCGAGGTCACGCCCGGCCGTGGGGTCTACCTGTCGCGCGTGGACGGACATGCCAGCCTCGTCGACCAGCAGACCCTGGCTGCTGCACCGCTCGCCCGAGCCAACGGCGTGGTCCGCGACGTCCACGGCCGGCCGACCGGCCTGCTCAAACGCGAGGCGAACCACATCGTGCGCCGGTGGGCGATCGGCGCCATGGAGGCCCACGAGCTCGTCGCTGCCCGCCACGCCGCCACCCGGTACGCCGCGTCGATGGGCGTGGGGTCCGTCCACGAGATGGCCGGCCCGGACCTGATGGGGCGGGCCGACCTCGACGCCTGGGTCGAAGGGGAGTGGCCGATCGAGATCGTGCCGTACTGGGGCGACCTCGACCTGTCGGTGCCCGTCGAACTCGACCTGCGGCAGGGTGGAGGCGACCTGTACCTCGACGGCTCGCTCGGGAGCCACACCGCCGCGTTGTGCGAGCCGTACGCGGACCGCCCCGAGGAGCGCGGCGACCTCGAACTCGACGACGCGACGCTGACCGACTGGTACGTCGAGGCCACCAGCATCGGCCTGCAGGTCGGGGTGCACGCGATCGGTGATGCCGCGCTGCGGCAGGCCGTGCGGTGCCTGCGGGCCGCCGAGGCCGCCCTGCCCGACCACCTCGGCGACGCGGTGGTGCGCCTGCGGCACCGCATCGAGCACGCGGAGGTGTTGCCGTTCGATCTGCTCGACGAGGTGGCCGACCTCGGCCTCGTGGTGTCGGCCCAGCCGGCGTTCGAGGCGCGGTGGGGCGGCCCGGGCGGCATGTACGAGAAGCGGCTCGGGCCGGAGCGCGCCAGCCGCACCAACGCGTTCCGGGCGCTCGCCGATCGGGGCATCGGCTTGGCGTTCGGCTCCGACGCCAACGTCGCGCCGATGGACCCGTGGGCGACGGTGCACGCCGCCGAGGCCCGGCGGCACCCGGACAACGCAGTCAGCCGCCTCGAAGCGGTGTCCATGTCCACGCTCGGTGGGCGGCACGCGGCGCGCCAGGACCGGTACGCGGGCGTGGTCCGCGCCGGGATGCGGGCGGACCTGGCGGCCTTCGAGGGCGACCCGTACGCCGCCGACGACCCGCGGGGGGCCCGCTGCATCCTGACCGTCGTCCACGGCCGGGTCGCCCACGGCGATGCGCCACTACCTCCGGCGCCGGGACGCTGA
- the lnt gene encoding apolipoprotein N-acyltransferase: MGPLPNVPAWSAAVAPVLAAASGVTLLIAHPPVGLWWTALLSPGLLVLALHRDPRRAGRLGALAGAACFGPMLSWIVLPAGYLAWFLLVTTQVLFVAVLAVVVRPWLSSRLLPLVAALAWVGMDAWRSIFPLGGFEWGAIAYAHVDGSWMLPAARVLGGRGLTLLTVLISVAAVEVARSSRAAAKNRGDTPIERALTATNVPVGFLVGGLLLSVMITIEPPPEVGSLDVLSVQGNDIKHWISRGDDPSFTISTQMRDETVAAVGDGPAPDLTVWPEASIDTDPYSVRGARFLPLLEEAAATSRYLLAGMNLDGPEPAEAFYRTQLLVDQDAQVVDRYDKRAVVPFGEYVPLRGLIGWFPPLQQIPRDIIPSGAPHQVVVDGLGVAVLICFETLFGDVARDNILAGDEPAGLLISATTDASFGISGEAAQHLAQSQLRAVETGRWVVHAALSGSSAFVAPDGTTSQDTGLFVRAAIRQDVPVVEGLTPFLVTGDLLGTGTRWLMIAAIGWVLWLRRRREAAAEETAEAVPAARTEA, translated from the coding sequence GTGGGTCCCCTGCCGAACGTGCCCGCGTGGTCCGCAGCCGTGGCCCCCGTGCTCGCGGCCGCGTCCGGGGTGACCCTCCTGATCGCGCACCCACCGGTGGGGCTGTGGTGGACCGCGCTGCTGAGCCCGGGTCTGCTGGTGCTGGCGCTGCACCGCGACCCGCGACGGGCCGGGCGGCTCGGGGCGCTCGCCGGTGCCGCCTGCTTCGGTCCGATGCTGAGCTGGATCGTGTTGCCCGCCGGGTACCTGGCGTGGTTCCTGCTCGTGACCACCCAGGTGCTGTTCGTGGCGGTCCTCGCCGTCGTGGTACGCCCGTGGCTGTCGTCACGGCTGCTGCCCCTCGTGGCGGCGCTCGCCTGGGTCGGGATGGACGCCTGGCGGTCGATCTTCCCGCTCGGCGGGTTCGAGTGGGGGGCGATCGCCTACGCCCACGTCGACGGGTCCTGGATGCTGCCGGCCGCCCGTGTCCTCGGTGGACGCGGCCTGACGCTCCTGACCGTCCTGATCTCGGTCGCCGCCGTCGAGGTGGCCCGATCGTCGCGCGCCGCGGCCAAGAACCGCGGCGACACGCCCATCGAGCGGGCGTTGACCGCGACCAACGTGCCCGTGGGGTTCCTGGTCGGAGGGCTGCTGCTGTCGGTCATGATCACCATCGAACCGCCCCCCGAGGTCGGTTCGCTCGACGTGCTCTCGGTCCAGGGCAACGACATCAAGCACTGGATCAGCCGCGGCGACGACCCCTCGTTCACCATCAGCACCCAGATGCGCGACGAGACCGTCGCGGCGGTCGGGGACGGGCCGGCCCCCGACCTGACGGTGTGGCCGGAGGCGTCGATCGACACCGACCCCTACAGCGTCCGTGGCGCCCGGTTCCTGCCGTTGCTGGAGGAAGCGGCGGCGACCTCGCGCTACCTGCTGGCCGGCATGAACCTGGACGGTCCCGAACCGGCCGAGGCCTTCTACCGCACCCAGCTGCTCGTCGATCAGGACGCGCAGGTGGTCGACCGCTACGACAAGCGGGCCGTGGTCCCGTTCGGTGAGTACGTGCCCCTGCGCGGTCTGATCGGGTGGTTCCCGCCGCTCCAGCAGATCCCTCGGGACATCATCCCTTCGGGCGCCCCCCACCAGGTCGTGGTCGACGGGCTCGGGGTCGCGGTCCTGATCTGCTTCGAGACCCTCTTCGGGGACGTCGCCCGGGACAACATCCTGGCGGGGGACGAGCCCGCGGGGCTGCTGATCTCGGCGACCACCGACGCGTCGTTCGGCATCAGCGGCGAGGCTGCCCAGCACCTCGCGCAATCGCAGCTGCGGGCCGTCGAGACCGGCCGGTGGGTGGTGCACGCGGCCCTGTCGGGTTCGTCGGCGTTCGTCGCGCCCGACGGCACCACCTCGCAGGACACCGGTCTGTTCGTCCGCGCCGCGATCCGCCAGGACGTGCCCGTGGTCGAGGGCCTGACACCCTTCCTGGTGACCGGTGACCTGCTCGGGACGGGCACGCGCTGGCTGATGATCGCGGCGATCGGCTGGGTGCTGTGGCTGCGCCGTCGACGTGAGGCTGCGGCCGAGGAGACCGCGGAAGCGGTGCCAGCTGCCCGGACCGAGGCGTGA